A genomic window from Parasteatoda tepidariorum isolate YZ-2023 chromosome 10, CAS_Ptep_4.0, whole genome shotgun sequence includes:
- the LOC107437358 gene encoding uncharacterized protein isoform X1 — MQEDTESFNENSSSEVIILPQNTHLETLISDDEETDAESRASYETKLNAKLKDLGLYEDGMTIQQKEELLTVVAVSFKTAEEEKTRRQWYEEYANAALNFPEDEIEFSFQQSPEPDLSEKITSYSTDYHPNGIKTKGNSSSEFDRKSGHNASATVTRESLALNDCHNLPSTKFYVCYMSFSSSQGIGFKSKPQARRNRIRGEGNSSFKLSLEEGNTVTSHSAETVLGYKDAILTSNRQKRKLLEKSMSRWKPCLSPKDEPLIRINHQVDDDSVESCTQPSIQTRMCNYMQEFNFAIAEIKKASQTPSHFGKPYHLTRSGHCLRKTTKVDSLDIMVGVQEGRNEVASTSDSSISLNPATKKEPFSRTSGGAFRYAQLHRDRIDALRNSSAIMNNQNPMTNHTITRYSGPNSVDDYRTSPEILIEDEMLSDRFDSSALHQGDSSEQAHCDGDIKISSDIKLPKFSNLKPHLCQDDFSEKEILSRHLTLPHTSTSCSTVSCSEGSAKAALSVYKKENHVESSCHDGDLSDCSSVIDVETIVDDEIEEFVLKRKLLQESTSTDKQTYSNRYKRLKKNTS; from the exons atgcaAGAAGATACAGAATCATTCAATGAAAATAGTAGCTCTGAG GTTATCATTCTGCCCCAAAATACACACCTAGAAACTTTGATCTCAGATGACGAAGAGACTGATGCTGAATCACGAGCATCTTATGAAACAAAACTGAATGCCAAGCTTAAAG atttgGGTCTGTATGAAGATGGGATGACTATACAACAAAAAGAGGAGCTATTG ACTGTTGTCGCAGTGTCATTCAAAACTGCAGAGGAAGAAAAAACCAGAAGGCAATGGTATGAAGAGTATGCTAATGCAGCCTTGAATTTTCCTGAAGATGAAATAGAGTTTAGTTTTCAGCAGTCACCTGAACCAGATCTCTCTGAAAag attacaaGCTATTCTACAGATTATCATCCCAATGGCATCAAAACTAAAGGAAATTCCAGCTCAGAATTTGATAGAAAGAGTGGTCACAATGCATCAGCAACGGTAACTAGGGAAAGCTTG gCTCTGAATGACTGCCATAACCTACCCTCAAC taaattttatgtatgCTATATGTCTTTTAGTAGCAGTCAAGGTATAGGTTTTAAATCAAAGCCTCAGGCACGTAGGAATCGCATTAGAGGTGAAGGAAATAGCTCTTTTAAGTTGTCTTTGGAGGAGGGAAACACAGTGACTTCACATTCAGCTGAAACTGTATTAGGTTATAAAGATGCTATTCTTACAAGCAATAGG CAAAAGAGGAAACTCTTGGAGAAAAGCATGTCACGTTGGAAACCTTGTCTGTCACCTAAGGACGAACCCCTAATTCGCattaa ccATCAAGTAGATGATGATtca GTGGAATCTTGTACCCAACCCTCAATCCAAACGAGAATGTGCAACTATATGCAAGAATTTAACTTTGCAAtagctgaaattaaaaaagcaagcCAAACCCCTTCTCACTTTGGGAAACCGTACCATTTAACTCGGAGTGGGCATTGCTTACGGAAGACAACTAAAGTGGACTCTTTGGATATCATGGTTGGTGTTCAAGAGGGCAGGAATGAAGTTGCTAGTACTTCGGATTCTTCGATATCTCTCAATCCTGCAACAAAGAAAGAACCCTTTTCGAGAACTTCAGGTGGGGCTTTTCGCTATGCCCAGCTACACAGGGACAGAATAGACGCACTGCGCAATAGCTCTGCAATAATGAACAATCAGAATCCTATGACAAATCACACTATAACTAGGTATAGTGGTCCAAACTCTGTCGATGACTACAGAACTTCGCCCGAAATTCTAATAGAGGACGAAATGCTTTCTGATCGATTCGATTCTAGTGCTTTACATCAAGGTGATTCTTCAGAGCAAGCTCACTGTGATggtgatattaaaatatcttctgataTCAAATTGCCGAAGTTTAGTAATCTTAAACCCCATCTTTGCCAGgatgatttttctgaaaaggaGATTTTAAGTAGACATCTGACCCTCCCACATACTAGTACCAGTTGCTCGACGGTCAGCTGTTCTGAAGGAAGTGCTAAAGCTGCCTTGTCAGTGTACAAAAAGGAGAATCACGTTG AATCATCTTGCCACGATGGTGATTTATCAGATTGTTCTTCTGTGATTGATGTGGAAACAATTGTTGATGATGAA ATagaagaatttgttttaaaaagaaaactattacaaGAATCTACAAGTACAGATAAACAAACTTATTCAAATAGATACAagag ACTGAAGAAAAATACTTCTTAG
- the LOC107437358 gene encoding uncharacterized protein isoform X2: MQEDTESFNENSSSEVIILPQNTHLETLISDDEETDAESRASYETKLNAKLKDLGLYEDGMTIQQKEELLTVVAVSFKTAEEEKTRRQWYEEYANAALNFPEDEIEFSFQQSPEPDLSEKITSYSTDYHPNGIKTKGNSSSEFDRKSGHNASATVTRESLALNDCHNLPSTSSQGIGFKSKPQARRNRIRGEGNSSFKLSLEEGNTVTSHSAETVLGYKDAILTSNRQKRKLLEKSMSRWKPCLSPKDEPLIRINHQVDDDSVESCTQPSIQTRMCNYMQEFNFAIAEIKKASQTPSHFGKPYHLTRSGHCLRKTTKVDSLDIMVGVQEGRNEVASTSDSSISLNPATKKEPFSRTSGGAFRYAQLHRDRIDALRNSSAIMNNQNPMTNHTITRYSGPNSVDDYRTSPEILIEDEMLSDRFDSSALHQGDSSEQAHCDGDIKISSDIKLPKFSNLKPHLCQDDFSEKEILSRHLTLPHTSTSCSTVSCSEGSAKAALSVYKKENHVESSCHDGDLSDCSSVIDVETIVDDEIEEFVLKRKLLQESTSTDKQTYSNRYKRLKKNTS, translated from the exons atgcaAGAAGATACAGAATCATTCAATGAAAATAGTAGCTCTGAG GTTATCATTCTGCCCCAAAATACACACCTAGAAACTTTGATCTCAGATGACGAAGAGACTGATGCTGAATCACGAGCATCTTATGAAACAAAACTGAATGCCAAGCTTAAAG atttgGGTCTGTATGAAGATGGGATGACTATACAACAAAAAGAGGAGCTATTG ACTGTTGTCGCAGTGTCATTCAAAACTGCAGAGGAAGAAAAAACCAGAAGGCAATGGTATGAAGAGTATGCTAATGCAGCCTTGAATTTTCCTGAAGATGAAATAGAGTTTAGTTTTCAGCAGTCACCTGAACCAGATCTCTCTGAAAag attacaaGCTATTCTACAGATTATCATCCCAATGGCATCAAAACTAAAGGAAATTCCAGCTCAGAATTTGATAGAAAGAGTGGTCACAATGCATCAGCAACGGTAACTAGGGAAAGCTTG gCTCTGAATGACTGCCATAACCTACCCTCAAC TAGCAGTCAAGGTATAGGTTTTAAATCAAAGCCTCAGGCACGTAGGAATCGCATTAGAGGTGAAGGAAATAGCTCTTTTAAGTTGTCTTTGGAGGAGGGAAACACAGTGACTTCACATTCAGCTGAAACTGTATTAGGTTATAAAGATGCTATTCTTACAAGCAATAGG CAAAAGAGGAAACTCTTGGAGAAAAGCATGTCACGTTGGAAACCTTGTCTGTCACCTAAGGACGAACCCCTAATTCGCattaa ccATCAAGTAGATGATGATtca GTGGAATCTTGTACCCAACCCTCAATCCAAACGAGAATGTGCAACTATATGCAAGAATTTAACTTTGCAAtagctgaaattaaaaaagcaagcCAAACCCCTTCTCACTTTGGGAAACCGTACCATTTAACTCGGAGTGGGCATTGCTTACGGAAGACAACTAAAGTGGACTCTTTGGATATCATGGTTGGTGTTCAAGAGGGCAGGAATGAAGTTGCTAGTACTTCGGATTCTTCGATATCTCTCAATCCTGCAACAAAGAAAGAACCCTTTTCGAGAACTTCAGGTGGGGCTTTTCGCTATGCCCAGCTACACAGGGACAGAATAGACGCACTGCGCAATAGCTCTGCAATAATGAACAATCAGAATCCTATGACAAATCACACTATAACTAGGTATAGTGGTCCAAACTCTGTCGATGACTACAGAACTTCGCCCGAAATTCTAATAGAGGACGAAATGCTTTCTGATCGATTCGATTCTAGTGCTTTACATCAAGGTGATTCTTCAGAGCAAGCTCACTGTGATggtgatattaaaatatcttctgataTCAAATTGCCGAAGTTTAGTAATCTTAAACCCCATCTTTGCCAGgatgatttttctgaaaaggaGATTTTAAGTAGACATCTGACCCTCCCACATACTAGTACCAGTTGCTCGACGGTCAGCTGTTCTGAAGGAAGTGCTAAAGCTGCCTTGTCAGTGTACAAAAAGGAGAATCACGTTG AATCATCTTGCCACGATGGTGATTTATCAGATTGTTCTTCTGTGATTGATGTGGAAACAATTGTTGATGATGAA ATagaagaatttgttttaaaaagaaaactattacaaGAATCTACAAGTACAGATAAACAAACTTATTCAAATAGATACAagag ACTGAAGAAAAATACTTCTTAG
- the LOC107437358 gene encoding uncharacterized protein isoform X3 — MQEDTESFNENSSSEVIILPQNTHLETLISDDEETDAESRASYETKLNAKLKDLGLYEDGMTIQQKEELLTVVAVSFKTAEEEKTRRQWYEEYANAALNFPEDEIEFSFQQSPEPDLSEKITSYSTDYHPNGIKTKGNSSSEFDRKSGHNASATVTRESLALNDCHNLPSTSQGIGFKSKPQARRNRIRGEGNSSFKLSLEEGNTVTSHSAETVLGYKDAILTSNRQKRKLLEKSMSRWKPCLSPKDEPLIRINHQVDDDSVESCTQPSIQTRMCNYMQEFNFAIAEIKKASQTPSHFGKPYHLTRSGHCLRKTTKVDSLDIMVGVQEGRNEVASTSDSSISLNPATKKEPFSRTSGGAFRYAQLHRDRIDALRNSSAIMNNQNPMTNHTITRYSGPNSVDDYRTSPEILIEDEMLSDRFDSSALHQGDSSEQAHCDGDIKISSDIKLPKFSNLKPHLCQDDFSEKEILSRHLTLPHTSTSCSTVSCSEGSAKAALSVYKKENHVESSCHDGDLSDCSSVIDVETIVDDEIEEFVLKRKLLQESTSTDKQTYSNRYKRLKKNTS; from the exons atgcaAGAAGATACAGAATCATTCAATGAAAATAGTAGCTCTGAG GTTATCATTCTGCCCCAAAATACACACCTAGAAACTTTGATCTCAGATGACGAAGAGACTGATGCTGAATCACGAGCATCTTATGAAACAAAACTGAATGCCAAGCTTAAAG atttgGGTCTGTATGAAGATGGGATGACTATACAACAAAAAGAGGAGCTATTG ACTGTTGTCGCAGTGTCATTCAAAACTGCAGAGGAAGAAAAAACCAGAAGGCAATGGTATGAAGAGTATGCTAATGCAGCCTTGAATTTTCCTGAAGATGAAATAGAGTTTAGTTTTCAGCAGTCACCTGAACCAGATCTCTCTGAAAag attacaaGCTATTCTACAGATTATCATCCCAATGGCATCAAAACTAAAGGAAATTCCAGCTCAGAATTTGATAGAAAGAGTGGTCACAATGCATCAGCAACGGTAACTAGGGAAAGCTTG gCTCTGAATGACTGCCATAACCTACCCTCAAC CAGTCAAGGTATAGGTTTTAAATCAAAGCCTCAGGCACGTAGGAATCGCATTAGAGGTGAAGGAAATAGCTCTTTTAAGTTGTCTTTGGAGGAGGGAAACACAGTGACTTCACATTCAGCTGAAACTGTATTAGGTTATAAAGATGCTATTCTTACAAGCAATAGG CAAAAGAGGAAACTCTTGGAGAAAAGCATGTCACGTTGGAAACCTTGTCTGTCACCTAAGGACGAACCCCTAATTCGCattaa ccATCAAGTAGATGATGATtca GTGGAATCTTGTACCCAACCCTCAATCCAAACGAGAATGTGCAACTATATGCAAGAATTTAACTTTGCAAtagctgaaattaaaaaagcaagcCAAACCCCTTCTCACTTTGGGAAACCGTACCATTTAACTCGGAGTGGGCATTGCTTACGGAAGACAACTAAAGTGGACTCTTTGGATATCATGGTTGGTGTTCAAGAGGGCAGGAATGAAGTTGCTAGTACTTCGGATTCTTCGATATCTCTCAATCCTGCAACAAAGAAAGAACCCTTTTCGAGAACTTCAGGTGGGGCTTTTCGCTATGCCCAGCTACACAGGGACAGAATAGACGCACTGCGCAATAGCTCTGCAATAATGAACAATCAGAATCCTATGACAAATCACACTATAACTAGGTATAGTGGTCCAAACTCTGTCGATGACTACAGAACTTCGCCCGAAATTCTAATAGAGGACGAAATGCTTTCTGATCGATTCGATTCTAGTGCTTTACATCAAGGTGATTCTTCAGAGCAAGCTCACTGTGATggtgatattaaaatatcttctgataTCAAATTGCCGAAGTTTAGTAATCTTAAACCCCATCTTTGCCAGgatgatttttctgaaaaggaGATTTTAAGTAGACATCTGACCCTCCCACATACTAGTACCAGTTGCTCGACGGTCAGCTGTTCTGAAGGAAGTGCTAAAGCTGCCTTGTCAGTGTACAAAAAGGAGAATCACGTTG AATCATCTTGCCACGATGGTGATTTATCAGATTGTTCTTCTGTGATTGATGTGGAAACAATTGTTGATGATGAA ATagaagaatttgttttaaaaagaaaactattacaaGAATCTACAAGTACAGATAAACAAACTTATTCAAATAGATACAagag ACTGAAGAAAAATACTTCTTAG
- the LOC107437366 gene encoding dymeclin isoform X2: MGTSSSSLHELRDNKYLQMFSGKEAISPNDPFWNQLLSFTFAPPHSCADCRLLEDSIRPMLDALLNTNPLTGNVASLIKVFLIHSSELKAAVQCENKVFIWQAHNSLFILRCILKYFIETLGEEGMIKQLEDAQLNKSDPQNACEPEKLLEDVINALIEIVVDISLDNRTYAITVEAVHTLIVLLSVQMFSSRPANLSGVYSIFMHGKCTIHSLLLVKTLFQNYCNQQKCPHCVTTAEGGSIIAGLATGIWNILSLSTVHQEPPKSEPMTVLANQSLLFLLLLVNHCTNEKEGKNPYRGALLSFSNSNSTCEMPKESMEAFKLDYDALFTTLCNTLKDDQTALLTYMLIHQNPHFRQYIIFSSDVSLLVVPLLKLLYDAPEKNSHLIYMALIIILILSEEEYFDKQIHSIKLKNITWYMERTLSEISLGSLLVLILVRTIQYNMTRMHDKYLHTNCLAALANMSAYVQNLHPYVCQKFVSLLEYMGKRYIHVTDQSRTVLQIDDELPSSDLSVLEEVLRMLLEILNSFFTSQLKNNINLLYTILYKKEIFGMFRSNPNFQDIMQNIDIVLLFFTSHLESMDHNSSVSEVSEILKAAASTWSKEKLKKLPELKFKYVEEGQPEEFFIPYLWSVVFHSSEIYWNSKNILIFNPHKTS, encoded by the coding sequence ATGGGTACCTCAAGCAGCAGCCTACACGAGCTGCGAGATAACAAGTATTTACAAATGTTCTCTGGAAAAGAAGCTATTTCTCCGAATGACCCCTTTTGGAATCAGCTGCTTTCTTTTACCTTTGCCCCTCCTCACTCTTGTGCCGACTGTCGTTTACTGGAGGACAGTATTCGCCCGATGTTAGATGCTTTGCTAAATACCAATCCACTTACGGGAAATGTGGCTTCTCTTATTAAAGTGTTCCTCATTCACTCCTCTGAACTGAAAGCTGCTGTGCAGTgtgaaaataaagtattcatCTGGCAAGCTCACAACTCCCTTTTTATTTTGAGGTGcatcttgaaatatttcattgaaaccTTAGGTGAGGAAGGAATGATAAAACAGCTTGAAGATGCTCAACTGAACAAAAGCGACCCCCAGAATGCTTGCGAACCCGAAAAGCTTCTCGAAGACGTAATAAATGCCCTGATCGAAATAGTCGTCGACATATCCCTCGATAACCGGACTTACGCTATAACCGTGGAAGCGGTGCATACTTTGATCGTCTTGCTCTCGGTGCAGATGTTTTCTTCGAGGCCAGCTAATCTCTCTGGTGTCTACTCGATTTTCATGCATGGGAAATGTACTATTCACTCTCTCTTGCTGGTCAaaactctttttcaaaattactgcaATCAGCAGAAATGCCCGCATTGTGTCACTACCGCAGAAGGGGGAAGTATCATTGCTGGACTTGCAACTGGAATTTGGAATATATTGTCATTAAGTACTGTGCATCAAGAACCTCCTAAAAGTGAACCAATGACGGTACTCGCAAATCAAAgcttattgtttcttttattattagttaatcaTTGCACTAATGAGAAGGAGGGGAAAAACCCTTATCGTGGTGCTCTTTTATCATTTAGCAATTCAAATAGCACTTGTGAAATGCCTAAGGAAAGCATGGAGGCTTTTAAATTAGACTATGATGCTCTCTTTACTACATTGTGTAACACACTAAAAGATGATCAAACCGCTTTGTTAACATATATGTTAATTCACCAAAACCCACATTTTCgtcaatatattatattttcatcagATGTTTCGTTGCTTGTTGTACCGTTATTGAAGCTACTGTATGATGCacctgaaaaaaattctcatctTATTTATATggcattaataattatattaatattaagtgaAGAGGAGTACTTTGACAAAcaaattcattcaataaaattgaaaaacataacATGGTATATGGAGCGAACATTATCTGAAATTTCCCTTGGTAGTTTATTGGTTCTTATTCTGGTTAGAACTATACAATACAACATGACTCGAATGCACGATAAGTATCTCCATACAAACTGCCTGGCTGCATTGGCTAATATGTCTGCCTATGTTCAAAACCTGCATCCATATGTTTGCCAAAAATTTGTTAGTTTGTTAGAATATATGGGTAAAAGATACATACACGTGACGGATCAGTCGAGAACCGTGTTGCAAATTGATGATGAACTGCCTTCTTCAGATTTGTCTGTTCTCGAAGAGGTATTGAGAATGCTGTTggagattttaaattcatttttcacttCCCAGCTAAAGAACAATATCAATTTGTTATACACAATCCtttataagaaagaaatttttggcATGTTTCGATCAAATCCTAATTTTCAAGacattatgcaaaatattgaCATTGTGTTGCTGTTCTTTACTTCACATTTAGAATCTATGGATCATAATTCATCTGTTTCTGAAGTGTCTGAAATCTTAAAAGCAGCTGCTTCTACATGGTCTaaagaaaagcttaaaaaattgcCGGAGTTGAAGTTTAAGTACGTCGAAGAGGGTCAACcggaagaattttttattccgtATTTATGGTCTGTTGTTTTTCACTCTTCTGAAATATACTGGAactctaagaatattttaatttttaatcctcacaaaacttcttaa
- the LOC107437366 gene encoding dymeclin isoform X1, which produces MLYQLSCKMGTSSSSLHELRDNKYLQMFSGKEAISPNDPFWNQLLSFTFAPPHSCADCRLLEDSIRPMLDALLNTNPLTGNVASLIKVFLIHSSELKAAVQCENKVFIWQAHNSLFILRCILKYFIETLGEEGMIKQLEDAQLNKSDPQNACEPEKLLEDVINALIEIVVDISLDNRTYAITVEAVHTLIVLLSVQMFSSRPANLSGVYSIFMHGKCTIHSLLLVKTLFQNYCNQQKCPHCVTTAEGGSIIAGLATGIWNILSLSTVHQEPPKSEPMTVLANQSLLFLLLLVNHCTNEKEGKNPYRGALLSFSNSNSTCEMPKESMEAFKLDYDALFTTLCNTLKDDQTALLTYMLIHQNPHFRQYIIFSSDVSLLVVPLLKLLYDAPEKNSHLIYMALIIILILSEEEYFDKQIHSIKLKNITWYMERTLSEISLGSLLVLILVRTIQYNMTRMHDKYLHTNCLAALANMSAYVQNLHPYVCQKFVSLLEYMGKRYIHVTDQSRTVLQIDDELPSSDLSVLEEVLRMLLEILNSFFTSQLKNNINLLYTILYKKEIFGMFRSNPNFQDIMQNIDIVLLFFTSHLESMDHNSSVSEVSEILKAAASTWSKEKLKKLPELKFKYVEEGQPEEFFIPYLWSVVFHSSEIYWNSKNILIFNPHKTS; this is translated from the exons ATGCTCTATCAATTAAG tTGCAAAATGGGTACCTCAAGCAGCAGCCTACACGAGCTGCGAGATAACAAGTATTTACAAATGTTCTCTGGAAAAGAAGCTATTTCTCCGAATGACCCCTTTTGGAATCAGCTGCTTTCTTTTACCTTTGCCCCTCCTCACTCTTGTGCCGACTGTCGTTTACTGGAGGACAGTATTCGCCCGATGTTAGATGCTTTGCTAAATACCAATCCACTTACGGGAAATGTGGCTTCTCTTATTAAAGTGTTCCTCATTCACTCCTCTGAACTGAAAGCTGCTGTGCAGTgtgaaaataaagtattcatCTGGCAAGCTCACAACTCCCTTTTTATTTTGAGGTGcatcttgaaatatttcattgaaaccTTAGGTGAGGAAGGAATGATAAAACAGCTTGAAGATGCTCAACTGAACAAAAGCGACCCCCAGAATGCTTGCGAACCCGAAAAGCTTCTCGAAGACGTAATAAATGCCCTGATCGAAATAGTCGTCGACATATCCCTCGATAACCGGACTTACGCTATAACCGTGGAAGCGGTGCATACTTTGATCGTCTTGCTCTCGGTGCAGATGTTTTCTTCGAGGCCAGCTAATCTCTCTGGTGTCTACTCGATTTTCATGCATGGGAAATGTACTATTCACTCTCTCTTGCTGGTCAaaactctttttcaaaattactgcaATCAGCAGAAATGCCCGCATTGTGTCACTACCGCAGAAGGGGGAAGTATCATTGCTGGACTTGCAACTGGAATTTGGAATATATTGTCATTAAGTACTGTGCATCAAGAACCTCCTAAAAGTGAACCAATGACGGTACTCGCAAATCAAAgcttattgtttcttttattattagttaatcaTTGCACTAATGAGAAGGAGGGGAAAAACCCTTATCGTGGTGCTCTTTTATCATTTAGCAATTCAAATAGCACTTGTGAAATGCCTAAGGAAAGCATGGAGGCTTTTAAATTAGACTATGATGCTCTCTTTACTACATTGTGTAACACACTAAAAGATGATCAAACCGCTTTGTTAACATATATGTTAATTCACCAAAACCCACATTTTCgtcaatatattatattttcatcagATGTTTCGTTGCTTGTTGTACCGTTATTGAAGCTACTGTATGATGCacctgaaaaaaattctcatctTATTTATATggcattaataattatattaatattaagtgaAGAGGAGTACTTTGACAAAcaaattcattcaataaaattgaaaaacataacATGGTATATGGAGCGAACATTATCTGAAATTTCCCTTGGTAGTTTATTGGTTCTTATTCTGGTTAGAACTATACAATACAACATGACTCGAATGCACGATAAGTATCTCCATACAAACTGCCTGGCTGCATTGGCTAATATGTCTGCCTATGTTCAAAACCTGCATCCATATGTTTGCCAAAAATTTGTTAGTTTGTTAGAATATATGGGTAAAAGATACATACACGTGACGGATCAGTCGAGAACCGTGTTGCAAATTGATGATGAACTGCCTTCTTCAGATTTGTCTGTTCTCGAAGAGGTATTGAGAATGCTGTTggagattttaaattcatttttcacttCCCAGCTAAAGAACAATATCAATTTGTTATACACAATCCtttataagaaagaaatttttggcATGTTTCGATCAAATCCTAATTTTCAAGacattatgcaaaatattgaCATTGTGTTGCTGTTCTTTACTTCACATTTAGAATCTATGGATCATAATTCATCTGTTTCTGAAGTGTCTGAAATCTTAAAAGCAGCTGCTTCTACATGGTCTaaagaaaagcttaaaaaattgcCGGAGTTGAAGTTTAAGTACGTCGAAGAGGGTCAACcggaagaattttttattccgtATTTATGGTCTGTTGTTTTTCACTCTTCTGAAATATACTGGAactctaagaatattttaatttttaatcctcacaaaacttcttaa